One part of the Treponema peruense genome encodes these proteins:
- a CDS encoding DUF1648 domain-containing protein: MENNNENKKPYLALMFITTAVCFMPMLFGLAAWNNLPESIVVHFNFNNEPDNFAPKWVTVFILPALMAAMNILYHLLIEKSAKGQKMPAGLKLVLKWLAPVLCLVVSALVYAYTLGNFINISGILIPVVGLVFAAVGNYIPKMNSSAINLTGLDKSDSEGITKAKRVVGILFVAAGVLNFACGFFYFGRYVFMASLPVLLLGAVFAPFFLVKRSSRK, translated from the coding sequence ATGGAAAATAACAATGAAAACAAAAAGCCGTATCTGGCGCTGATGTTTATTACGACTGCAGTGTGTTTTATGCCCATGCTGTTTGGGCTTGCCGCGTGGAACAATCTTCCTGAAAGTATAGTCGTGCACTTTAATTTTAACAACGAACCCGACAATTTTGCCCCGAAGTGGGTAACAGTTTTTATTCTGCCGGCACTTATGGCTGCCATGAATATACTGTATCACCTGCTTATAGAAAAATCTGCAAAAGGACAGAAAATGCCTGCCGGTTTAAAGCTTGTTTTGAAATGGCTTGCACCCGTTCTGTGCCTTGTAGTCAGTGCCCTGGTTTATGCCTATACGCTGGGAAATTTTATAAATATAAGCGGAATTCTCATTCCTGTAGTAGGACTTGTCTTTGCTGCTGTAGGAAATTACATTCCAAAAATGAATTCTTCTGCAATAAACCTGACGGGACTTGATAAGTCTGATTCAGAGGGCATTACCAAAGCCAAGCGCGTGGTCGGAATACTGTTCGTTGCGGCCGGCGTGCTTAACTTTGCCTGCGGTTTCTTTTATTTCGGAAGATACGTGTTTATGGCATCACTCCCGGTACTTCTGCTGGGGGCTGTTTTTGCCCCTTTTTTTCTAGTAAAGCGCAGTTCCCGAAAGTAA